In Allomuricauda ruestringensis DSM 13258, the following proteins share a genomic window:
- a CDS encoding transcriptional regulator encodes MIKPSYLSICFMYFLTAFQLWPQNALLSSEKAFTEFQKISDSIAVDFPEDDIKTYRRSSFSESQLQNYLSLHYKRLDLLKNIDGHHSFVLDSYLHSGNWFMEVGFPKESIKSYLNFFKHYQAHEGNLTEKERDVYIEMLTYARSILAQNYAELNELDSAAIQHKKNLEYTKSLDYIYYPSALNNYGLFFYWHKKDLDSAMHYFQKAYTITKASYPNHTLIGSIRDNIADIHTERGDYPKAQPLYATNFEFFKTAINEKTHTKDIPRLISAGAQLTTTNAYLNRLTAAQRTFKELEAIVVSHEERNSLGSNSKLEYLEAKEFLLKQQNKIPEAYATSQQINAYADSLQLIAKIADEKWQTELNDAIVDRIAINFKIDRIQKENKIKSQRTRLWFSGVLSSVFIILLIVLYLNRRQHLVNAKNKQLLTEQKFENTALKVEQLNTEIKSRERDLSDFAIRLTQDQDWAKALANQLSAIKQADAKEREALIEELDHTIANKISVDTDTREFFERLDKLSNTFYSKLTQNYPDLSKNEIRLCSLIRLKIESRSIATLQNITLASLNTSRYRLRKKLNLSENTDLDLFIQDL; translated from the coding sequence ATGATAAAACCTTCTTATTTGAGTATATGTTTTATGTATTTTTTGACTGCGTTTCAACTGTGGCCGCAAAACGCATTACTAAGTAGTGAGAAGGCATTTACAGAATTTCAAAAGATAAGCGACTCCATAGCCGTTGATTTTCCAGAGGATGACATTAAAACGTATAGGCGCTCATCTTTTTCTGAATCCCAACTGCAGAACTACTTGTCGCTTCATTACAAACGTTTAGATTTATTAAAGAATATTGATGGGCATCATAGCTTTGTTTTAGACAGTTATTTGCACTCGGGTAATTGGTTTATGGAAGTTGGATTTCCGAAGGAGTCCATAAAATCATACCTTAATTTTTTTAAACATTACCAAGCACATGAAGGCAACCTAACTGAAAAGGAGCGCGATGTTTATATAGAAATGTTAACTTATGCTCGCAGTATACTTGCTCAAAATTATGCTGAACTAAACGAATTAGACAGTGCTGCAATTCAGCATAAAAAGAATTTAGAATATACCAAGTCACTCGATTACATTTATTATCCTTCGGCATTAAATAACTATGGCCTCTTTTTTTATTGGCACAAGAAAGATTTGGATTCTGCCATGCACTATTTTCAGAAAGCCTATACTATTACAAAAGCATCATATCCCAATCATACTTTAATAGGAAGCATTCGAGATAATATTGCAGATATTCACACAGAACGTGGTGATTACCCAAAAGCACAACCCTTGTATGCCACAAATTTTGAGTTTTTTAAAACCGCCATTAATGAGAAAACTCACACTAAAGACATACCAAGGTTAATAAGTGCAGGTGCTCAACTGACCACTACGAACGCATATTTAAATCGTTTGACAGCAGCGCAACGCACTTTTAAGGAACTAGAAGCAATTGTTGTTTCACATGAGGAAAGGAATAGTTTAGGTTCGAATTCCAAATTAGAGTATTTAGAAGCTAAGGAGTTTTTACTGAAACAACAGAATAAGATTCCTGAAGCTTATGCTACATCACAACAGATTAATGCATACGCAGATAGCCTTCAGTTAATCGCAAAAATTGCGGATGAAAAATGGCAGACCGAGCTCAATGATGCTATTGTTGATAGAATAGCAATTAATTTTAAAATAGACCGTATTCAAAAAGAAAACAAGATAAAAAGTCAACGCACCAGACTTTGGTTTTCAGGGGTACTATCTTCCGTTTTTATCATTTTGTTAATCGTACTTTACTTAAACCGGCGTCAACATTTGGTCAACGCCAAGAACAAACAATTATTAACTGAACAAAAGTTTGAAAATACAGCCTTAAAGGTAGAACAGCTCAATACCGAAATTAAATCCAGGGAACGGGATCTTTCGGATTTTGCCATTAGATTGACGCAAGATCAGGATTGGGCCAAGGCATTGGCCAATCAATTAAGTGCTATTAAGCAAGCAGATGCCAAGGAACGGGAAGCTTTGATAGAAGAACTAGACCATACGATAGCGAATAAAATTAGCGTTGATACCGACACCCGGGAATTTTTTGAACGCTTGGACAAACTGAGTAATACATTTTACAGTAAGCTCACGCAAAACTATCCTGATTTGAGTAAAAATGAGATACGTCTTTGCTCTTTAATTCGTTTAAAAATTGAGAGTCGAAGCATTGCTACGCTTCAAAACATCACTCTGGCTTCCTTAAATACAAGTCGTTATCGCTTAAGAAAAAAGTTGAATCTCTCCGAAAACACTGATTTGGACCTTTTTATTCAGGATTTATAA
- a CDS encoding helix-turn-helix domain-containing protein gives MSVTKFTALFKDLMGSTFSEFALQYRVKGASFQLKNSNLTQETVAVNWGFADASHLHKYL, from the coding sequence ATGTCCGTTACTAAGTTCACAGCATTGTTCAAAGATTTAATGGGTTCAACCTTTTCAGAATTTGCTTTGCAATATCGGGTAAAAGGCGCCTCTTTTCAGCTAAAAAACTCCAATCTAACTCAGGAGACCGTAGCTGTAAACTGGGGATTTGCCGATGCCAGCCACCTTCATAAATATTTATAA
- a CDS encoding DUF4932 domain-containing protein produces the protein MNNCFKRILSVLLVCFFAACGRKEKSPLDIPNEPKKKIEVLVNRNEVVFRIAHHLAETDKDFARPNPVRDTLEYYFNDYVNHSVINTLQNEDIGYDDVVSQWLLHQKEFPDFGNLHNDSITIQEMELDGYVGIDTLYNRIYSELYDFYREANVEKFLNEMDYWYSGAVNEIKRAAAQFDVVQQMEEYCRMENYRYVVSPEPLFITGGSRGIGPTIYTENGKICFQFISPSPNIDFQGANYNPVTMGYGYTDNSYIRTILVHEFGHSFVNLDLSIASNKVFLDEKEHLFTEAVKEPLKHTGIGDFHTYIVEHIVRLLEVRIADLYIGAKEAQELRDANKAFIWLPQMEELIISEYESKPDIYKSLDTFIPEFLSVVE, from the coding sequence GTGAACAACTGTTTTAAAAGGATTCTTTCGGTCCTACTGGTCTGTTTCTTTGCTGCTTGTGGCAGAAAAGAGAAATCCCCTTTGGACATACCTAATGAACCGAAGAAAAAAATAGAGGTTTTAGTTAATCGCAACGAGGTGGTTTTTCGAATAGCACACCATCTTGCCGAAACGGACAAAGATTTTGCAAGACCCAACCCTGTCCGCGATACTTTGGAATACTATTTTAATGACTATGTGAATCATTCGGTTATTAACACACTTCAGAATGAGGATATCGGATATGATGATGTAGTGTCCCAGTGGCTTCTCCATCAAAAGGAGTTCCCGGATTTTGGGAACTTACATAATGACTCGATAACGATTCAAGAAATGGAATTGGATGGTTATGTCGGAATAGATACCCTATATAATAGGATTTACTCCGAACTATACGATTTCTATAGGGAGGCCAATGTAGAAAAGTTCCTTAACGAAATGGACTATTGGTACAGCGGTGCCGTGAATGAAATTAAACGAGCCGCTGCCCAGTTTGACGTGGTCCAGCAGATGGAGGAATACTGCCGAATGGAGAATTACCGATATGTGGTCTCCCCTGAGCCCCTTTTTATTACGGGTGGGTCAAGAGGTATTGGCCCAACTATCTACACGGAAAACGGAAAGATTTGTTTCCAGTTCATTAGTCCTTCTCCCAATATTGATTTTCAAGGTGCAAATTATAACCCAGTTACTATGGGCTACGGATATACGGACAATTCATATATCCGAACCATACTGGTTCATGAATTTGGTCACTCTTTTGTAAATTTGGATTTGAGTATTGCGTCCAACAAGGTATTTTTAGATGAAAAAGAACATCTCTTTACAGAGGCAGTGAAAGAGCCATTAAAGCATACAGGTATCGGCGATTTTCACACATATATCGTTGAGCATATAGTGCGGTTATTGGAGGTAAGGATTGCCGACCTTTACATAGGAGCTAAGGAAGCGCAAGAACTTAGAGATGCGAACAAAGCTTTCATTTGGCTTCCGCAAATGGAAGAATTGATCATCAGTGAGTACGAATCGAAACCTGACATCTATAAAAGTCTTGATACTTTTATTCCAGAATTTTTAAGCGTGGTTGAATAA
- a CDS encoding T9SS type B sorting domain-containing protein, with protein MHKQIIPFVFLISFQLSIAQITLTHNTGNSPVPSDMYSCDYEEIWARAFRLSDFGITINEQFIINSGQVAISNSYDGAMLVFSIYSIDSNFPNSEPKRVSYGNVVTAPEIGDTPEIVQIEFANPVVVPANVERILVEVSQMDDIYNDDFKKIKIAGNQFDDGSPSYFRGCRQYYSFVSTEDLATPVPNANFFINVTGEALPAQSTGGTTVLSHSVCEDFIDAHIFGCSSGGMSWSRDFWLEDFGISTEEEFILERGQVGINYAGWGVEIQFRVYAIDDNFPTSFSDTDLLGSSELIRIPNFGTSNLNTPRIFDVEFDTPIIIPANAERILVEVFQTNNASYPTSTIEDDGAVSWIKSYHGGCYPLGEFVDVKDLGYPDAKFFINVTGDVDHVTNNFDMDISNICLEFLKEFGVVPNTNVASVTWDFGDPASGVENTSTDISPFHDFSADGVYTVNATVTDTNGNMEVITETIDVKEPPNAYGINDIYACEDNFNTGISSTFDVSNVRQQVLGGQNNKVVTFIDGAGNEYDVLPNPFTNTVANRETITVRVAHDDNPCCFSETTFDLITNPVLDLTSVSDLVVCSNETDGFAFFDLQQLRQDILDVNGSVDISFYHENGNQIQEPLGAVENLVVNEEVITVRAIEPTNNCYNETTFKIMAHPLPTASTLNTLVGCDDNNDGISEYFDTSNIESEVVGNQANIVVSYFDASGTPLPSPLPNPYTNILANEETITVRVTNELTNCFEETPLLLRTATQPQISSPQPIYACDQGNGFAQFVTAGIEAEIIGNQTGLTIKFYNDDGEQLPNPLPDMFQNMEAWQQTIHVLVENELNDSCSSETSLDLIVQELPMVNLDSSYFLCNLEPFLPISVASGWDNYNWMYEDGSIISTTYEANLTEAGKYTLLVGVMVNGIFCENSYEFELIRSMPPTITDVSYQQLSDNNSIEITASGDGDFEYSIDGVNFKDSHIFTNLIGGKYTVFVRDKNGCGEDSEEIVVIDYPKFFTPNHDGYNDFWHILGIDAYPNADVLIFDRYGKLLKQLSSSDIGWDGTYNGDEMMSNDYWFKSDLGNGTVFSGHFTLKR; from the coding sequence ATGCACAAGCAAATTATTCCATTTGTTTTTCTGATTTCGTTTCAGCTTAGCATTGCACAAATAACATTGACGCACAATACCGGGAATTCACCTGTACCTTCGGATATGTATTCTTGTGATTACGAAGAGATATGGGCTAGAGCCTTTAGACTTTCCGATTTTGGTATAACAATAAATGAACAATTCATCATAAACTCTGGACAGGTTGCAATTAGCAACTCTTATGACGGAGCGATGTTAGTCTTTAGTATTTATAGTATAGATTCTAATTTTCCCAATTCAGAACCCAAGAGAGTCAGTTACGGCAACGTAGTAACCGCTCCAGAGATAGGTGACACACCAGAAATTGTACAAATTGAATTTGCAAATCCTGTTGTTGTTCCTGCCAACGTGGAAAGGATTTTGGTGGAGGTTTCCCAGATGGATGACATATATAATGATGATTTCAAAAAAATTAAGATTGCAGGTAACCAATTTGATGATGGTAGTCCCTCTTATTTTCGAGGCTGTAGACAATATTACTCCTTCGTGTCCACGGAAGATTTGGCTACACCAGTGCCCAACGCCAACTTTTTTATCAATGTTACTGGTGAAGCCTTGCCGGCACAAAGCACGGGCGGCACTACGGTGCTATCCCATAGTGTTTGTGAAGACTTTATTGATGCTCATATTTTTGGTTGTAGTTCAGGGGGTATGAGCTGGTCAAGGGATTTTTGGTTGGAAGATTTCGGTATTTCCACTGAAGAGGAATTCATATTGGAGCGAGGACAAGTAGGTATCAATTATGCAGGATGGGGTGTCGAAATACAATTTAGGGTGTATGCCATCGATGACAATTTCCCAACTTCATTCTCTGATACGGATTTGCTCGGAAGCAGTGAACTCATTCGAATACCCAATTTTGGCACTTCCAATCTAAATACCCCAAGAATTTTTGATGTGGAATTTGACACTCCCATAATAATTCCAGCAAATGCGGAAAGAATACTGGTGGAAGTTTTTCAAACAAACAATGCGTCCTACCCCACGAGTACCATAGAAGATGACGGAGCCGTTTCATGGATTAAATCATATCACGGAGGGTGCTACCCTTTGGGGGAATTTGTAGATGTTAAAGATTTAGGGTATCCAGATGCTAAATTCTTTATAAATGTAACCGGAGATGTTGATCACGTAACCAACAATTTTGATATGGATATTTCGAACATCTGTTTGGAGTTCTTAAAGGAATTTGGCGTTGTTCCAAATACCAATGTTGCATCCGTGACATGGGATTTTGGAGACCCTGCTTCGGGAGTCGAAAATACTTCTACCGACATATCTCCTTTTCATGATTTTTCTGCGGACGGGGTCTATACAGTTAACGCTACTGTAACGGACACCAATGGCAATATGGAGGTTATTACCGAAACCATTGATGTCAAAGAACCACCCAATGCTTATGGCATCAATGATATATACGCATGTGAGGACAATTTTAATACTGGTATTTCTTCTACTTTTGATGTTTCTAATGTGCGACAACAGGTCTTAGGTGGACAAAATAATAAAGTGGTCACCTTTATCGATGGAGCAGGTAACGAATATGATGTATTGCCCAATCCTTTTACCAATACCGTTGCAAACAGGGAAACTATAACCGTACGGGTGGCCCATGATGATAATCCCTGCTGCTTTTCAGAAACCACCTTTGATTTAATTACAAACCCTGTACTTGACTTGACCTCGGTTTCAGACTTGGTAGTTTGTAGCAATGAGACAGATGGTTTTGCGTTTTTTGACCTTCAACAACTTCGTCAAGATATTTTGGATGTAAATGGCTCCGTAGATATTTCTTTTTATCACGAGAATGGAAATCAAATACAGGAACCTTTGGGTGCCGTTGAGAATTTGGTTGTCAATGAAGAAGTAATTACAGTACGTGCGATTGAACCAACCAATAATTGTTACAACGAAACTACCTTTAAAATTATGGCACACCCTTTGCCAACGGCCAGCACTTTGAACACCCTAGTAGGATGTGATGATAACAATGATGGCATTTCAGAATATTTTGACACTTCGAATATAGAATCAGAAGTAGTCGGAAATCAAGCTAACATAGTGGTATCCTATTTTGATGCCAGTGGAACTCCATTACCAAGCCCCCTACCCAACCCTTATACCAATATATTGGCCAATGAAGAAACCATTACGGTTAGGGTTACGAACGAACTCACCAATTGTTTTGAAGAAACACCATTGTTGCTCAGAACGGCAACACAGCCACAAATCAGTTCCCCGCAGCCCATATATGCTTGTGACCAGGGTAATGGTTTTGCCCAATTTGTTACTGCTGGAATCGAGGCGGAAATAATAGGTAATCAGACTGGTTTGACAATCAAGTTCTACAATGATGATGGGGAACAATTGCCTAACCCGTTACCTGACATGTTTCAAAATATGGAAGCTTGGCAACAAACCATCCATGTACTTGTCGAAAACGAACTAAACGATTCGTGTTCTTCTGAAACAAGTCTGGACCTCATAGTACAGGAACTCCCAATGGTAAATTTGGACTCTTCTTATTTTTTGTGTAATCTGGAGCCTTTCTTACCTATCAGCGTAGCTTCTGGATGGGATAATTACAATTGGATGTATGAGGATGGTAGTATCATTTCCACAACCTATGAAGCTAATCTGACAGAGGCTGGAAAGTATACCCTTTTGGTTGGAGTAATGGTGAATGGCATTTTCTGTGAAAACAGTTATGAATTTGAATTGATACGTTCGATGCCCCCGACCATAACCGATGTGTCCTACCAACAGTTATCGGACAATAATTCCATCGAGATCACTGCTTCCGGCGATGGGGACTTTGAATATTCGATAGACGGTGTAAACTTTAAGGACTCCCACATATTTACCAATCTTATTGGCGGTAAGTATACGGTTTTTGTTAGGGACAAAAATGGTTGTGGAGAAGATTCCGAAGAAATTGTCGTAATTGATTATCCTAAATTCTTTACTCCCAATCATGATGGTTACAATGATTTTTGGCATATTCTTGGGATTGATGCATATCCAAATGCAGATGTTTTGATATTTGACCGATATGGTAAGTTATTGAAGCAACTTTCGTCAAGTGATATAGGTTGGGACGGCACTTACAATGGAGATGAAATGATGTCCAATGATTACTGGTTCAAATCGGACTTAGGTAACGGAACTGTTTTTTCAGGTCATTTCACATTAAAAAGATAA
- a CDS encoding DUF695 domain-containing protein: MPPKGVNERMILLEGALESSMSNSDIFTHVYSRTGNNLKELVYYTTKQDEFMKILNGALEKHDVFPIEINFYEDREWTDFKKVLKDFKKK; encoded by the coding sequence ATGCCACCAAAAGGCGTTAATGAAAGAATGATTTTACTTGAGGGGGCTTTAGAAAGTTCGATGAGCAATTCAGATATTTTCACACACGTATATAGCAGAACAGGAAATAATTTAAAAGAACTGGTTTATTATACAACCAAACAAGACGAGTTTATGAAAATACTCAATGGTGCTTTAGAAAAGCACGATGTTTTTCCTATTGAAATAAACTTTTATGAGGACAGGGAGTGGACTGACTTCAAGAAGGTACTGAAAGATTTTAAAAAGAAATAA
- a CDS encoding Arm DNA-binding domain-containing protein: protein MRTRSTFSISFWISTARRNDGNAKIYARITVDSQRANMSLKYTIPKEIWDSKGSKVLGRTKEAQEINTYLMEVETELFQCYRELRSRTSHVNLQLKVD, encoded by the coding sequence ATGAGAACCCGGTCTACATTTTCAATCAGTTTCTGGATAAGTACTGCCCGAAGAAATGACGGCAACGCAAAGATTTATGCCCGGATCACCGTTGATTCGCAAAGGGCAAACATGAGTTTAAAGTATACTATCCCGAAAGAGATCTGGGACAGTAAGGGGTCGAAGGTTCTGGGGCGAACAAAAGAAGCGCAGGAAATCAACACTTATCTGATGGAAGTTGAAACAGAACTATTTCAATGCTATCGTGAACTTCGGTCTAGAACGTCCCATGTAAATCTTCAACTAAAAGTGGACTGA
- a CDS encoding bifunctional folylpolyglutamate synthase/dihydrofolate synthase, giving the protein MTYKETLDWMFGQLPMYQQKGAAALNAKLDNIIHFSNVLDNPERKFKSIHVAGTNGKGSSSHMLASILQEAGYKVGLYTSPHLKDFRERIKINGEVVSKKFVKDFIEENKTFFEYHKLSFFEMTVGMAFSYFAEEKVDVAIIEVGLGGRLDSTNIITPEVSLITNIGMDHTQFLGDTLEKIALEKAGIIKANVPVVISETQPETKMIFNLIAHQRRSNIVFADAESSVEYKTDLLGEYQQKNINGVVACIRQLKNFDVPERAIADGLTKVVENTGLLGRWQVLQHRPLVVCDTAHNKEGLELVLEQVKKQSYDQLHIVLGFVKDKDVKSVLPLFPKDAKYYFVRPSIPRGMDAIQLEELAQEERLKGKVCRSVKKGLNKALKNATSNDMIYVGGSTFVVAEIV; this is encoded by the coding sequence GTGACCTATAAAGAGACTTTGGACTGGATGTTCGGTCAACTTCCGATGTACCAACAAAAAGGTGCTGCGGCCTTGAATGCCAAGTTGGACAACATCATCCACTTTTCCAATGTATTGGATAATCCAGAGAGAAAATTCAAAAGTATTCACGTTGCCGGAACCAACGGAAAAGGTTCCAGTAGCCATATGTTGGCTTCCATTCTTCAGGAGGCCGGCTATAAGGTTGGACTCTATACTTCGCCACACCTAAAAGACTTTAGGGAACGCATCAAAATAAATGGAGAGGTAGTAAGTAAGAAATTTGTAAAGGATTTTATAGAGGAGAACAAAACCTTTTTTGAATACCATAAGCTTTCCTTTTTTGAAATGACCGTTGGCATGGCTTTTAGCTATTTCGCGGAAGAAAAAGTAGATGTTGCCATAATCGAGGTAGGATTGGGAGGACGGTTGGATTCCACCAACATCATAACTCCCGAAGTGTCGCTAATCACTAATATTGGAATGGACCACACCCAGTTTTTGGGGGATACTTTGGAAAAAATAGCCTTGGAAAAAGCAGGGATTATTAAAGCAAATGTTCCAGTGGTCATTAGCGAGACCCAACCCGAGACAAAGATGATTTTTAATCTGATTGCCCATCAGCGAAGATCCAACATTGTTTTTGCGGATGCAGAATCTTCCGTGGAATATAAAACGGATTTGTTGGGTGAATACCAGCAGAAAAATATCAACGGAGTGGTGGCATGTATTCGTCAGTTGAAGAATTTTGATGTTCCCGAAAGGGCAATTGCTGACGGACTCACAAAAGTTGTGGAAAATACCGGCCTTTTGGGGAGATGGCAAGTGCTACAACATAGACCTTTGGTGGTTTGTGATACGGCGCATAACAAAGAGGGGCTTGAGTTGGTCTTGGAGCAAGTTAAAAAACAATCGTACGATCAACTCCATATTGTCCTTGGATTTGTTAAAGATAAAGATGTAAAGTCCGTTTTGCCGTTATTTCCCAAAGATGCCAAGTATTATTTTGTAAGGCCAAGTATTCCAAGGGGTATGGATGCTATTCAGCTAGAGGAACTTGCTCAAGAAGAGAGGCTTAAGGGGAAGGTGTGCAGGTCTGTAAAAAAGGGGTTGAACAAGGCGTTAAAAAATGCGACAAGCAATGATATGATCTATGTTGGTGGCAGTACTTTTGTTGTTGCAGAAATAGTGTGA
- a CDS encoding ExbD/TolR family protein, producing the protein MKLKGRNKISPEFSMSSMTDIVFLLLVFFMLTSNAPNALDLLLPKAKGKSTNTQNVSVTIDKDLKYFVNNEQINKEYIEIELKKALEGQEKPTIILRAEENVAIKEAVNVMDIANRNSYKVILAVRPK; encoded by the coding sequence ATGAAACTGAAGGGAAGAAACAAAATAAGCCCGGAATTCAGCATGTCATCAATGACGGACATTGTGTTCTTGTTGTTGGTGTTTTTCATGTTGACGTCCAATGCACCGAATGCGTTGGATTTGCTTTTGCCAAAGGCAAAGGGTAAATCGACGAACACACAGAATGTTTCGGTTACCATTGACAAGGATCTGAAATATTTTGTGAACAACGAGCAAATCAACAAAGAATACATTGAAATTGAATTAAAAAAGGCACTTGAAGGTCAAGAAAAGCCTACAATCATCCTCAGAGCAGAAGAAAACGTGGCCATTAAAGAAGCGGTCAACGTAATGGACATTGCTAACAGGAACAGTTACAAGGTTATCTTGGCAGTGCGTCCAAAATAA
- a CDS encoding MotA/TolQ/ExbB proton channel family protein codes for MNIFQEVTEGAEATASISEEKTLSVIDLIVNGGAGSVIIIVVLFVLLFVAMYIYFERIFAIKAASKIDKNFMNQIRDHISNGKLEAAKLLCAQTDSPVARLIEKGVARIGKPLDDINTSIENAGTLEVYKLEKNVSVLATVAGAAPMIGFLGTVIGMILAFHEMASSGGQAEMGSLASGIYTAMTTTVAGLVVGIIAYIGYNHLVNRTDKVVHQMEANAVEFLDLLNEPI; via the coding sequence ATGAATATTTTTCAAGAAGTAACGGAAGGCGCTGAGGCAACAGCCTCTATTTCCGAGGAAAAGACCTTATCCGTAATCGATCTTATTGTAAATGGAGGGGCAGGGAGTGTTATAATCATTGTGGTACTCTTTGTGCTTCTTTTTGTAGCCATGTACATTTATTTTGAGCGCATTTTTGCCATCAAGGCGGCGTCCAAGATAGATAAGAACTTCATGAACCAGATTCGTGATCATATTAGCAATGGCAAATTGGAGGCAGCAAAATTGTTGTGTGCCCAGACAGATTCTCCCGTGGCGCGACTTATCGAAAAAGGGGTGGCTAGAATTGGTAAGCCTTTGGACGATATCAACACTTCCATTGAAAACGCAGGTACGCTTGAGGTGTACAAGCTCGAGAAAAATGTAAGTGTTTTGGCCACTGTTGCTGGTGCTGCACCAATGATCGGTTTCTTGGGAACCGTAATTGGTATGATTTTGGCATTCCACGAAATGGCAAGTAGCGGAGGACAAGCCGAAATGGGCTCATTGGCATCCGGTATCTATACGGCAATGACTACAACAGTTGCCGGTTTGGTGGTAGGTATTATCGCTTACATTGGTTATAACCACTTGGTGAACAGGACAGATAAGGTAGTGCATCAAATGGAAGCCAATGCGGTAGAGTTTTTAGATCTTTTGAACGAACCTATATAA
- the nhaD gene encoding sodium:proton antiporter NhaD: protein METLLVVIFVIGYLAITLEHNLKIDKLIPALAMMAILWALMAFGIDGFTTWFDSGNHALLENFGAFGHEEKMELMEETLLHHLGKTAEILVFLLGAMTIVEIIDYFDGFATIKSFVKTRSKKKILWIFSFLAFILSAIIDNLTATIVLISILQKIVKDRDVRLWYAGLIIVAANAGGAWSPIGDVTTTMLWIGDKVSTAMLIEHLLIPSLVCMLVPSFIASYLPAFKGEIDVDEEDGGTNSKYGPRMLYLGLAAIVFVPIFKTVTHLPPYVGMMLSLAVVATFAEIYSNKKIAISSINQESDEHSHHSPVHSALTKIELPSILFFLGILMAVAALESLGLLFNFAEGLKQGMPLIGTEMAGTQVSDLVVVLLGIGSAIIDNVPLVAASLGMFSEPMDDQLWHFIAYSAGTGGSMLIIGSAAGVVAMGMEKIDFFWYLKKISWLAFLGFIAGAICFMVMRYLF from the coding sequence ATGGAGACCCTTTTAGTTGTCATTTTTGTAATTGGATATTTGGCAATTACCCTAGAACATAATTTAAAAATAGATAAACTTATTCCTGCGTTGGCCATGATGGCCATTTTGTGGGCCTTGATGGCATTTGGAATAGACGGCTTTACCACATGGTTCGATTCCGGCAACCATGCATTGTTGGAAAACTTTGGAGCTTTTGGACACGAGGAAAAGATGGAGCTCATGGAAGAGACCCTTTTGCACCATTTAGGTAAAACCGCAGAGATTTTGGTTTTTCTTCTTGGGGCGATGACCATCGTTGAGATTATCGACTATTTTGATGGATTTGCCACCATAAAGTCATTTGTAAAAACAAGAAGCAAAAAGAAGATTCTTTGGATTTTCTCATTTTTGGCCTTTATATTATCCGCAATCATTGATAACCTTACCGCTACGATTGTACTTATTTCCATCCTTCAAAAAATTGTGAAGGACAGGGATGTTAGACTTTGGTATGCAGGTTTGATTATTGTTGCAGCAAACGCTGGAGGTGCGTGGTCGCCGATTGGAGATGTTACCACCACTATGTTGTGGATCGGCGATAAGGTTTCCACGGCGATGCTTATAGAGCACTTGTTGATACCATCTTTGGTTTGTATGCTTGTGCCTTCTTTTATTGCATCCTATCTCCCGGCTTTCAAAGGAGAAATTGATGTAGATGAAGAAGATGGTGGAACAAACTCAAAATATGGGCCCAGAATGCTTTATTTGGGCTTGGCGGCCATTGTTTTTGTGCCAATTTTTAAAACAGTAACCCATTTGCCGCCTTATGTAGGAATGATGTTGTCCTTAGCAGTAGTGGCTACTTTTGCTGAAATTTACAGTAACAAGAAAATCGCTATATCGTCCATAAACCAAGAAAGTGATGAGCATTCACACCACAGTCCGGTGCATAGTGCCCTCACCAAGATAGAATTACCCAGTATTTTGTTCTTCTTGGGTATTTTAATGGCTGTGGCCGCTTTGGAATCTCTCGGCTTGCTGTTCAACTTTGCCGAAGGATTGAAGCAAGGAATGCCATTGATAGGAACAGAAATGGCTGGCACCCAAGTTTCCGACCTGGTTGTTGTACTATTGGGTATTGGTTCTGCAATTATAGATAATGTACCTTTGGTAGCCGCCAGTTTGGGAATGTTCTCCGAGCCAATGGATGACCAATTGTGGCATTTTATCGCCTATTCGGCAGGAACGGGTGGTAGTATGCTTATTATTGGTTCTGCAGCAGGTGTGGTAGCCATGGGAATGGAGAAAATCGACTTCTTCTGGTATCTTAAAAAGATATCATGGTTGGCCTTTTTAGGGTTCATTGCCGGAGCAATTTGCTTTATGGTGATGCGATATTTGTTCTAA